In the Arthrobacter zhaoxinii genome, one interval contains:
- a CDS encoding gluconokinase, whose amino-acid sequence MPSSNVPPLIVMGVQGSGKSTSGRAIAEVLGLPFIDGDDLHPAANREKMASGHPLNDADREPWLRAIGTVLADGLARGESTVVACSALKRRYRDLIRSFAPDTRFVHLTGDRDLIADRLSHRNHEYMPPALLDSQFETLEPLGSDEAGIPVDIHLPPAEIAAAVAAVFTANGH is encoded by the coding sequence ATGCCGTCGTCCAACGTTCCGCCGCTGATCGTGATGGGCGTTCAAGGCAGCGGTAAGTCCACATCCGGACGCGCTATTGCCGAGGTCCTGGGTCTGCCGTTCATTGACGGGGATGATCTGCATCCGGCCGCCAACAGGGAAAAGATGGCCTCCGGCCATCCCCTCAACGATGCGGACCGGGAGCCATGGCTGCGGGCCATCGGAACGGTCCTGGCGGACGGACTCGCCCGCGGCGAATCCACCGTCGTCGCCTGTTCGGCGCTGAAACGCCGGTACCGGGACCTCATCCGTTCCTTCGCGCCGGACACCCGGTTTGTGCACCTGACCGGCGACCGCGACCTCATCGCGGACCGGCTCTCGCACCGCAACCACGAATACATGCCGCCCGCCCTGCTCGACTCCCAGTTCGAAACCCTGGAACCGCTTGGGTCCGACGAAGCCGGTATCCCGGTGGACATCCACCTGCCACCAGCTGAAATTGCCGCGGCTGTCGCTGCGGTATTCACCGCCAACGGACACTGA
- a CDS encoding DEAD/DEAH box helicase, translated as MLETPPLVDVTDVIRVVGGSAFQRGQTYAKGGAVEALEWDAQGEVLRAQVRGSAAAPYRIMLQLGAKRQGDYRLLDNHCSCPLGFDCKHVAAAALQSNTEHLISRQELSAPTLRPSVPAWQQSLQTLIDADLADSTKPVETTPLALQFELRNIVAAAASRWGAAPAPRSRHRATPFRLGVRPVVRNSKGNWVKNNLAWSNISYQTYGLRLDPDQHRWFSQFPALHRSNGVSYFGQNDSWLYLDDFANPLLWQLLDEAVRLGIPFVGTKKDTAVRVGKLATLSLDVRAAGGDTPAPLQLLPTLEVDGTPVPLEDAGIIGSHGIYLRSPQNTITLAPTAKTLTEQDKGLLLQGAPVMVPKADAPVFLEKFYPRLRQVLPVTSSDDSVEFPEIEPPVLVLTAGFGPEDQLTLTWNWSYRHGSSSTRLPLTRVPRTGRPADDDDTSYRDIPAEAEILAAVGKTLHAVPRDRTLREIEAAEFTEHVLPELEKLAGVQVEISGTRPDYRELLEAPKLKITTVETERRDWFDLAVMVTVEGRLVPFANIFKAIAQGKTKLLLVDRTYLSLDRPEFEHLHALINEAQGLQEWDTGELSISRYQAGLWSELEELAEETEEAAAWRESVSALLDLDSVDPVPLPAGLEASLRPYQQEGFNWLAFLWDHGLGGILADDMGLGKTLQTLALLAHARERQTQEEQQTRRPFLVVAPTSVVPNWASEAARFTPGLKVVTVSDTSGKSRIPLAEVVAGADVVLTSYAVFRLDFASYRKVEWDGLILDEAQFVKNRVTRVHQCARDLPAPFKLAITGTPMENNLMELWGLFAIVAPGLFPSARKFADEYQRPIERGDSPELLARLRQRIRPLLMRRTKEAVAKDLPEKQEQILEVELHPKHRKIYETHLQRERQKLMGLIQDMDRNRMIVFRSLTLLRMLSLDASLVEPEEYDGVPSAKLDVLFDQLEDVTAEGHRALIFSQFTSFLKKAAQRLDEQGIKYAYLDGSTRNRAEVIASFKDGVVPVFLISLKAGGFGLNLTEADYVFLLDPWWNPAAEAQAVDRTHRIGQKNNVMVYRMVARDTIEEKVMALKEQKAKLFTSVMDDDAVFSSALTADDIRSLLQ; from the coding sequence ATGCTCGAAACCCCTCCGCTCGTAGACGTTACCGACGTCATCCGCGTGGTCGGCGGATCGGCGTTCCAGCGGGGCCAGACCTATGCCAAGGGCGGCGCCGTGGAAGCCCTGGAGTGGGATGCCCAGGGCGAGGTGCTGCGCGCGCAGGTACGCGGCAGTGCGGCTGCTCCCTACCGGATCATGCTCCAGCTCGGCGCCAAACGCCAGGGTGACTACCGTCTGCTGGATAACCACTGCAGCTGCCCCCTGGGGTTCGACTGCAAGCACGTGGCGGCAGCTGCCCTGCAGAGCAACACCGAGCACTTGATTTCCCGGCAGGAGCTCTCCGCCCCGACCCTGCGTCCGTCCGTACCGGCCTGGCAGCAGTCGCTGCAGACCCTCATTGATGCGGATCTGGCGGACAGCACCAAGCCCGTTGAAACCACTCCCCTGGCACTGCAGTTCGAACTGCGGAACATTGTCGCGGCCGCAGCGTCCCGGTGGGGTGCCGCCCCGGCTCCGCGCAGCCGGCACCGGGCCACGCCCTTCCGGCTGGGCGTCCGTCCGGTGGTGCGCAACTCCAAGGGCAACTGGGTCAAAAACAACCTGGCCTGGAGCAACATCAGCTACCAGACCTACGGACTGCGGCTGGATCCGGACCAGCACCGCTGGTTCTCCCAGTTCCCCGCCCTGCACCGTTCCAACGGCGTGAGCTACTTCGGGCAGAACGATTCCTGGCTGTATCTGGACGACTTCGCCAATCCCCTGCTTTGGCAGCTGCTGGATGAAGCGGTGCGGTTGGGCATTCCCTTTGTCGGCACCAAGAAGGACACCGCGGTCCGGGTGGGAAAGCTGGCCACTCTGTCCCTCGACGTCCGGGCTGCCGGCGGGGACACTCCGGCGCCGCTGCAGCTGCTGCCTACGCTCGAAGTAGACGGCACGCCGGTCCCGTTGGAGGATGCCGGGATCATCGGCAGCCACGGCATTTACCTCCGCTCGCCGCAGAACACCATCACGCTGGCGCCCACCGCCAAGACCCTCACCGAACAGGACAAGGGCCTGCTGTTGCAAGGGGCTCCGGTGATGGTGCCGAAGGCGGATGCTCCGGTCTTCCTGGAAAAGTTCTATCCCCGGCTGCGGCAGGTACTGCCTGTCACGAGCAGTGACGACTCCGTGGAGTTCCCCGAGATCGAGCCTCCGGTGCTGGTCCTCACCGCCGGATTCGGCCCCGAGGACCAGCTGACCCTGACCTGGAACTGGTCCTACCGGCACGGAAGCTCCTCCACCCGGCTGCCGCTCACCCGCGTGCCGCGGACAGGCAGGCCGGCGGACGACGACGACACCTCCTACCGGGATATCCCCGCCGAGGCGGAAATCCTGGCTGCCGTGGGGAAAACACTGCACGCGGTGCCCCGCGACCGGACCCTGCGGGAGATTGAAGCCGCCGAGTTCACCGAGCATGTCCTGCCGGAGCTGGAGAAGCTTGCCGGCGTCCAGGTGGAAATTTCCGGAACGCGGCCCGATTACCGGGAGCTGCTCGAGGCGCCGAAGCTGAAGATCACCACGGTGGAAACCGAACGCCGCGACTGGTTCGACCTCGCCGTCATGGTCACCGTGGAGGGCCGGCTGGTGCCGTTCGCGAATATCTTCAAAGCGATCGCCCAGGGCAAAACCAAACTCCTGCTGGTGGACCGCACCTACCTTTCCCTCGACCGGCCCGAATTCGAACACCTGCATGCGCTGATCAATGAAGCGCAGGGCCTGCAGGAATGGGATACCGGGGAACTGTCCATCAGCCGGTACCAGGCCGGGCTGTGGTCCGAGCTGGAGGAGCTGGCGGAGGAAACCGAGGAAGCTGCCGCCTGGCGGGAGTCCGTCTCCGCCCTGCTGGATCTGGACTCGGTGGATCCGGTGCCGCTGCCGGCCGGACTCGAGGCCAGCCTGCGGCCCTACCAGCAGGAAGGCTTCAACTGGCTGGCGTTCCTGTGGGATCACGGCCTCGGCGGAATCCTGGCGGACGACATGGGGCTCGGCAAGACCCTGCAGACCCTGGCCCTGTTGGCCCATGCCCGGGAACGTCAGACGCAGGAAGAACAGCAAACCCGCCGACCCTTCCTGGTGGTTGCCCCCACGTCAGTGGTCCCCAACTGGGCCTCCGAGGCGGCACGCTTCACCCCCGGGCTGAAGGTGGTGACGGTTTCCGATACCAGCGGCAAGTCCCGCATCCCGCTGGCCGAAGTGGTGGCCGGCGCCGACGTCGTCCTTACTTCTTATGCCGTGTTCCGCCTGGACTTCGCCTCCTACCGGAAGGTGGAGTGGGACGGCCTGATCCTGGACGAGGCCCAGTTCGTCAAGAACCGGGTGACGCGCGTGCATCAGTGCGCCCGGGACCTGCCTGCACCGTTCAAGCTGGCCATTACCGGCACCCCGATGGAAAACAACCTGATGGAGCTCTGGGGGTTGTTCGCCATTGTGGCACCGGGCCTGTTCCCGTCCGCCCGGAAGTTCGCCGATGAATACCAGCGGCCCATCGAACGCGGCGACAGCCCCGAACTGCTGGCACGGCTGCGCCAGCGCATCCGTCCGCTGCTGATGCGCCGCACCAAGGAAGCCGTGGCCAAGGACCTGCCGGAAAAGCAGGAACAGATCCTTGAGGTGGAACTGCATCCGAAGCACCGCAAGATCTACGAGACGCATCTGCAGCGCGAACGCCAGAAACTCATGGGCCTGATCCAGGACATGGACCGGAACCGGATGATTGTCTTCCGCTCCCTCACCCTGCTGCGCATGCTCAGCCTCGACGCGTCACTCGTTGAGCCGGAGGAGTACGACGGCGTGCCGTCCGCCAAGCTGGACGTGCTCTTTGACCAGCTCGAAGACGTTACCGCCGAAGGCCACCGCGCCCTGATCTTCAGCCAGTTCACCTCGTTCCTGAAGAAGGCCGCCCAGCGCCTGGACGAACAGGGCATCAAGTACGCCTACCTCGACGGTTCCACCCGCAACCGTGCCGAGGTGATTGCCTCGTTCAAGGACGGCGTGGTCCCCGTGTTCCTGATCAGCCTCAAGGCCGGCGGATTCGGCCTGAACCTGACGGAAGCGGACTACGTCTTCCTGCTGGATCCGTGGTGGAACCCGGCGGCCGAGGCCCAGGCGGTGGACCGCACGCACCGGATCGGGCAGAAAAACAACGTGATGGTCTACCGCATGGTCGCCCGGGACACCATCGAGGAAAAGGTGATGGCGCTCAAGGAGCAAAAGGCGAAGCTGTTCACGTCCGTCATGGACGACGACGCCGTCTTCAGTTCCGCGCTCACGGCGGACGACATCCGGTCGCTGCTGCAGTAG
- a CDS encoding MarR family winged helix-turn-helix transcriptional regulator, which yields MANQERPIGFWLKLVDQLVDDQFGASFEEHGVTRRQWQMMNLLVEGPASQKELSDGLRPFFPAVETGTSAELIEELRESGWVLLEDGQYHLTDLGSRSLENLRGAVDRIRQLMTDNITEEEYTALLAVLQRMASNLGWDGDVASGPRVDT from the coding sequence ATGGCGAATCAGGAGCGGCCCATCGGATTCTGGCTCAAGCTCGTCGACCAGCTGGTTGATGACCAGTTTGGCGCCAGCTTCGAAGAACACGGCGTCACCCGCCGGCAATGGCAGATGATGAACCTGCTGGTGGAAGGCCCCGCCTCGCAAAAGGAGTTGTCGGACGGGCTGCGCCCCTTCTTCCCTGCGGTGGAGACCGGCACTTCCGCGGAGCTTATTGAAGAGCTGCGCGAATCCGGCTGGGTACTGCTGGAGGACGGCCAGTACCACCTCACCGACCTCGGCAGCCGAAGTCTGGAAAACCTCCGGGGTGCGGTGGACCGCATCCGGCAGCTGATGACGGACAACATCACCGAAGAGGAATATACGGCCCTCCTGGCGGTCCTGCAGCGGATGGCCAGCAACCTGGGCTGGGACGGCGACGTCGCCTCCGGTCCCCGGGTCGACACCTAG
- a CDS encoding FMN reductase, translated as MVDRRIVVVSGGLGVPSSSRMLADALAAAAKAEIEALGLSVSVTTFELREYAVDIANNMVTGYAAPRLETAINELIAADALVAVTPVFTASMSGLFKSFFDVVDNTALDGKPVLLGATGGSARHSMVLDYSLRPMFSYLRARIAPTAVYAAPGDWGTGETGTGSLEQRVRRAAGELVALLGDAPAPKRRDPAQSLPFEELLAQTQRK; from the coding sequence GTGGTGGATCGCAGGATAGTAGTGGTTTCGGGCGGACTGGGTGTTCCGTCGTCGTCCCGGATGCTCGCGGATGCCCTTGCCGCGGCCGCCAAGGCGGAAATTGAGGCCCTGGGGCTCAGCGTCAGCGTCACCACGTTCGAGTTGCGTGAATATGCTGTGGACATCGCCAACAACATGGTGACCGGGTACGCCGCACCCCGGCTGGAAACAGCTATTAACGAACTTATTGCCGCTGATGCGCTGGTTGCGGTGACGCCGGTTTTCACGGCTTCCATGAGCGGGCTGTTCAAGTCCTTCTTCGACGTTGTCGACAACACTGCGCTGGACGGCAAGCCCGTCCTGCTCGGCGCAACCGGCGGCAGTGCCCGGCACTCCATGGTCCTCGACTACTCCCTCCGGCCCATGTTCAGCTACCTTCGGGCACGGATCGCTCCGACCGCCGTCTATGCCGCACCGGGGGACTGGGGAACGGGTGAAACCGGAACGGGCTCGCTGGAGCAGCGGGTCCGACGCGCCGCCGGTGAACTTGTGGCACTGCTGGGCGATGCCCCCGCACCTAAGCGCCGGGATCCTGCGCAGTCGCTGCCCTTCGAGGAACTGCTCGCCCAGACGCAGCGCAAGTAG